In Thermococcus sp. M36, the following are encoded in one genomic region:
- a CDS encoding helix-turn-helix domain-containing protein, with amino-acid sequence MIVDMLQKVKFNKSKAAKMLNIDRKTLYNKMKAYGIIAEEES; translated from the coding sequence ATGATAGTAGATATGCTGCAAAAAGTAAAGTTTAATAAATCTAAAGCTGCTAAAATGTTGAATATAGACCGTAAAACTTTATACAATAAAATGAAGGCATATGGTATTATTGCTGAAGAAGAAAGCTAA